The Spirosoma radiotolerans genome has a window encoding:
- a CDS encoding aminopeptidase: protein MVKKIALVLIGVLIGLVVWQWELVSYGWMQAKGQVRILWNTKPVSAVLADPAYPDSLKKKIELIQEIKRFALDSLGLDQSGSYESIYDQQGKPILWVVTAAQPYQLVARQWHFPIIGTFSYKGFFEKDRADSAQAELKREGLDTRIGEVSAWSTLGFLNDPILSSFLDRPEGSLAELIIHELTHGTLFVKNSLEYNENLADFVGEYGALRFLAQKYGMNSIPYRDYLATKVFYERYDEHILKGTRVLDSLYRTFKPSTQTVVKDSLKWQTIRQIVVSSDTINDQRSTKGVRSIKKRSLGKLNLPNNAYFIGYLTYRKQQNRFRQEFDSRFGGNFKRYLTYLKQTYPSF, encoded by the coding sequence ATGGTCAAAAAAATTGCTCTTGTTCTCATAGGGGTTCTGATCGGCTTAGTTGTCTGGCAATGGGAGTTGGTCAGTTATGGATGGATGCAGGCAAAGGGCCAGGTACGGATTTTGTGGAACACAAAACCCGTTAGCGCAGTGCTGGCAGATCCGGCCTACCCAGACTCATTAAAGAAAAAAATAGAACTAATCCAGGAAATAAAGCGTTTTGCTTTAGATTCGCTCGGTTTGGATCAGTCGGGCAGTTACGAGTCAATTTACGATCAGCAGGGAAAGCCAATTTTATGGGTCGTCACGGCCGCACAACCATATCAACTCGTGGCCAGGCAGTGGCATTTCCCAATCATTGGTACTTTTTCATACAAAGGTTTTTTTGAAAAAGACCGTGCCGATTCGGCCCAGGCTGAGTTGAAACGGGAAGGTTTGGATACACGTATTGGCGAAGTATCAGCCTGGTCGACTCTGGGATTTTTGAATGATCCAATTCTGTCCAGTTTTTTGGATCGGCCCGAAGGAAGCCTGGCTGAGTTAATCATTCATGAGCTGACTCACGGTACATTGTTTGTGAAGAACAGCTTAGAATACAACGAAAACCTGGCTGATTTTGTGGGTGAATATGGGGCGCTCCGGTTTCTGGCTCAAAAGTATGGTATGAATTCGATACCATACCGGGATTATCTGGCGACGAAAGTGTTCTATGAGCGGTACGATGAACATATTCTGAAGGGCACCCGAGTGCTTGATAGTTTGTATCGAACGTTTAAACCCAGCACCCAAACGGTGGTCAAAGATTCGTTGAAGTGGCAAACCATCCGGCAAATCGTTGTGTCGTCCGATACGATCAACGATCAACGAAGTACGAAAGGTGTACGATCAATAAAAAAGCGGTCACTCGGAAAACTAAACCTACCGAATAATGCGTATTTCATTGGTTACCTTACCTATCGAAAACAGCAGAATCGTTTTCGGCAGGAATTTGACAGCCGGTTTGGGGGAAATTTCAAGCGGTATTTAACCTACCTCAAGCAAACCTATCCATCGTTCTAA
- a CDS encoding GNAT family N-acetyltransferase produces the protein MTITTVQSEADVQGILALQQANLRKNVSVDVQLNQGFVTVEHDPAVLTRMNQAAPSIIAKEDDRVVGYALTMLPEFGADVPELLPLFALIDSLSYADKPLSSYAYYVMGQVCVADGYRGQQVFDRMFRHHQEVYGDRFRLLITDISANNSRSLRAHTRVGFQELHSFYDPAIGETWVVVLWDWQK, from the coding sequence ATGACGATTACCACCGTTCAGTCTGAAGCTGATGTACAGGGAATTCTTGCCCTGCAACAAGCCAATCTTCGTAAAAATGTTTCTGTTGACGTGCAGCTCAATCAGGGCTTTGTCACGGTTGAGCACGACCCGGCCGTTCTGACCCGCATGAATCAGGCCGCCCCAAGCATTATTGCCAAAGAGGATGACCGGGTGGTAGGCTACGCCCTGACAATGCTGCCCGAGTTTGGTGCCGATGTACCGGAGCTATTGCCTCTTTTCGCATTGATAGATTCACTTAGCTATGCGGACAAGCCTCTGTCAAGCTATGCCTATTACGTGATGGGGCAGGTTTGTGTAGCCGATGGATACCGGGGACAGCAGGTGTTTGACCGGATGTTTAGGCACCATCAGGAGGTTTATGGCGACCGATTCAGGCTATTGATAACGGATATTTCGGCCAACAATAGCCGCTCGCTGCGTGCTCATACACGCGTGGGCTTTCAGGAGCTGCACTCGTTCTACGATCCGGCTATTGGCGAGACTTGGGTGGTCGTTTTGTGGGACTGGCAGAAGTAA
- a CDS encoding mandelate racemase/muconate lactonizing enzyme family protein yields the protein MKITQVTLYRYDIPLKAPISISLGTIDNARNILVEIQTDESITGWGEGSPFWMIVGETQASSLAAANDMARLLIGRDPLDIEGCLMALIRYLPGHPTTRSAFDMALYDLAAKAARMPLYQFLGGAKRALVTDETIYINSPERMVEDALRIQEKGAEAIKVKLGTNLYDDIDRIAAIRKAIGDKTPIRTDANQGWDVVTASGVLRAIGDWNVQYCEQPIKRHDIAGLRQIRRNATVPIMADESLFDATDAIRLVREEAVDYFNIKLSKSGGIFDALKINAIAEAAGIPCMIGCMSESRLALTANAHFAASRQNIRFCDLDGCFEHAEDPVYGGITYQGYQIELPDAPGIGAEVDAAFLSKAERTTIV from the coding sequence ATGAAAATCACGCAAGTCACCCTTTACCGCTACGACATTCCGCTCAAGGCACCCATTTCTATCTCGCTCGGAACGATTGACAACGCCCGGAATATCCTGGTCGAAATTCAAACCGATGAAAGCATTACGGGCTGGGGAGAAGGCTCCCCTTTCTGGATGATCGTTGGTGAAACTCAGGCATCCTCCCTGGCCGCGGCCAATGACATGGCACGGCTCCTGATCGGGCGTGATCCACTCGATATTGAAGGGTGTCTGATGGCCCTGATCCGGTATCTGCCCGGTCACCCGACTACCCGTTCCGCCTTCGACATGGCGCTTTACGATCTGGCCGCCAAAGCCGCCCGGATGCCGCTCTACCAGTTTCTGGGTGGGGCGAAACGCGCGCTGGTCACAGACGAAACCATTTACATCAACTCTCCCGAGCGAATGGTGGAGGATGCTTTGCGGATTCAGGAAAAAGGAGCCGAAGCCATTAAGGTGAAACTGGGCACGAATCTGTACGACGATATCGACCGGATAGCGGCCATTCGAAAAGCGATTGGCGATAAAACGCCGATCCGCACCGACGCAAACCAGGGCTGGGACGTTGTCACCGCTTCGGGCGTACTACGAGCCATCGGCGATTGGAACGTACAATATTGCGAGCAGCCCATCAAACGGCATGATATTGCAGGTTTACGCCAGATTCGCCGGAACGCGACCGTGCCCATTATGGCCGATGAGAGCCTGTTCGACGCTACGGATGCCATTCGATTAGTGCGCGAGGAAGCCGTCGATTACTTCAACATCAAGCTCTCTAAAAGTGGTGGTATTTTTGACGCCCTCAAGATCAACGCCATTGCCGAAGCCGCTGGCATTCCCTGCATGATCGGTTGTATGTCGGAGTCGCGATTAGCCCTTACGGCGAACGCCCATTTTGCGGCTTCCCGGCAAAACATACGCTTCTGCGATCTGGATGGCTGTTTTGAGCATGCCGAAGACCCGGTTTATGGAGGCATTACCTATCAGGGGTACCAAATCGAACTGCCCGACGCACCGGGTATCGGAGCAGAAGTCGACGCGGCCTTTCTGTCAAAAGCGGAGCGTACTACTATCGTATGA
- a CDS encoding amidohydrolase family protein has product MKHLAYVFALLLPGIVACGQSTKSNQPPEPLGFEEYDPVSTLKVPEHKLTRSKYPFIDVHNHQWDMDKANLTGLLAQMDSLNMGIMVNLSGRGWGSVQEGTQFFDKSLANAAKSAPKRLALFTNLNFDEVGRKGWTEDAVKLLEEDVKKGARGLKIFKNLGLNTKDESGQRIRVDDPRLDPIWAKCGELGVPVLIHTADPKSFWDPMDRYNERWLELKLHGGRKRAANDPVPWEQLIAEQHNVFRKHPKTTFIAAHMGWYPNDLIKLDSLMTVFPNMNVEIGAVIAELGRQPRASRKFFEKYQDRILFGKDSWVPSEYATYFRVLETDDEYFPYHKKYHAFWRMYGMGLPDPILKKVYYKNALRLIPGLDKSQFPE; this is encoded by the coding sequence GTGAAGCATCTGGCTTATGTTTTCGCATTGCTGTTACCAGGTATAGTGGCCTGTGGTCAATCCACCAAGTCAAATCAGCCGCCCGAACCATTGGGTTTTGAAGAATATGATCCCGTTTCGACGCTCAAGGTGCCGGAACACAAATTGACCCGTTCCAAGTATCCATTTATCGACGTTCATAATCACCAGTGGGATATGGACAAGGCGAATTTAACGGGCCTGCTTGCTCAAATGGATAGCCTGAATATGGGCATTATGGTCAATTTGAGCGGTCGTGGCTGGGGAAGTGTTCAGGAAGGCACGCAGTTTTTCGATAAATCTTTGGCCAATGCAGCCAAGTCGGCCCCGAAGCGACTGGCCTTATTTACCAATCTCAATTTCGATGAGGTTGGTCGGAAAGGCTGGACGGAAGATGCGGTTAAGTTGCTGGAGGAAGATGTAAAAAAAGGAGCGCGGGGACTAAAGATTTTTAAAAATCTGGGCCTTAATACCAAAGATGAATCGGGGCAGCGCATTCGAGTCGATGATCCACGTCTGGACCCCATCTGGGCAAAATGTGGCGAACTGGGGGTTCCGGTCCTGATTCACACGGCTGACCCTAAGTCATTCTGGGACCCTATGGACCGCTACAACGAACGCTGGCTCGAACTCAAATTACATGGTGGTCGCAAACGGGCCGCCAATGATCCGGTTCCCTGGGAGCAACTCATCGCCGAGCAGCATAACGTATTCCGCAAGCATCCCAAAACGACATTTATTGCCGCCCACATGGGTTGGTATCCTAACGACTTGATCAAGCTCGACAGCCTGATGACTGTTTTCCCGAACATGAATGTAGAAATCGGGGCGGTTATTGCCGAACTAGGCCGTCAGCCAAGAGCCAGCCGCAAGTTTTTTGAGAAGTACCAGGACCGGATTCTATTCGGTAAAGACAGCTGGGTACCCTCTGAATACGCTACCTACTTCCGCGTGCTCGAAACCGACGACGAGTACTTCCCCTACCACAAAAAATACCACGCCTTCTGGCGGATGTATGGTATGGGTTTACCCGACCCAATCCTGAAAAAAGTGTACTACAAAAATGCACTCCGATTAATCCCAGGTCTGGACAAGAGTCAGTTCCCGGAATAG
- the ispF gene encoding 2-C-methyl-D-erythritol 2,4-cyclodiphosphate synthase has product MKIRVGQGYDVHRLEEGRAFWLGGIQIPSTFGPVGHSDADVVCHVLCDALLGAANMRNIGYHFSDKDPRWKGVDSKLLLAEVLRMVRGAGYEISNVDVTVVLQEPKLNPHIPAMKTCLAEVMAIPEEDISLKATTSEHIGFVGRGEGIAAHCVALIYR; this is encoded by the coding sequence ATGAAAATACGAGTTGGACAAGGTTATGATGTTCACCGCCTTGAAGAAGGGCGAGCGTTCTGGCTGGGTGGTATTCAAATTCCAAGTACATTCGGGCCGGTTGGTCACTCCGACGCCGATGTGGTCTGCCATGTGCTGTGCGATGCGCTGCTGGGAGCTGCCAACATGCGCAACATTGGCTATCACTTTTCAGACAAAGATCCGCGCTGGAAAGGCGTCGACAGCAAGCTACTTCTGGCCGAAGTGCTCCGCATGGTGCGGGGGGCAGGCTACGAAATCTCGAATGTAGACGTAACGGTGGTGTTGCAGGAGCCTAAGCTCAATCCGCACATACCCGCGATGAAAACCTGCCTGGCCGAAGTGATGGCCATTCCAGAAGAGGATATCTCCCTTAAAGCCACAACCTCCGAGCACATTGGCTTTGTGGGGCGGGGCGAAGGCATCGCAGCGCATTGTGTAGCGCTGATTTACCGTTAA
- a CDS encoding HEPN domain-containing protein: MSDLKRVSAYLQKAGEDLEEAQVLLKANFPDGTCNRAYYSLFHSIMALLQATSDSTPKTHTGAHTEFRKQFIKTGLFAESFSVIISELFNLRQGGDYEIDFDISIEDASAAVNHASEFLHQVDAYLRENGFTA; encoded by the coding sequence ATGAGCGACTTGAAAAGAGTTAGCGCTTACTTACAGAAAGCGGGAGAAGACCTGGAAGAAGCACAAGTTCTTCTTAAAGCCAACTTTCCTGATGGAACCTGTAACCGAGCTTATTACTCTTTGTTTCATAGCATTATGGCTCTCTTACAGGCTACCAGTGATAGCACTCCTAAAACGCACACAGGTGCCCATACGGAGTTTAGAAAACAGTTTATAAAGACAGGATTGTTTGCCGAATCGTTCAGCGTAATTATTTCGGAGTTATTCAATTTACGGCAGGGTGGAGATTACGAAATTGATTTCGACATTTCCATTGAGGACGCCAGTGCAGCCGTGAATCATGCCTCCGAATTTCTCCATCAGGTTGACGCTTACCTTCGTGAAAATGGATTTACCGCATGA
- a CDS encoding nucleotidyltransferase domain-containing protein: MQTTYQPKALSGDQLQALSQEVKQALTELYGERLDRVILYGSYARGDFHAESDVDYLVLLRDEQVKAGKEVRMMAPSIGALALQYDVEVSVFPTSLSNYLSGHIPLYESIQQEGICA, translated from the coding sequence ATGCAAACGACCTACCAGCCTAAAGCCCTTTCCGGTGATCAACTTCAGGCTTTATCACAGGAAGTAAAGCAGGCGCTCACCGAGCTATATGGTGAGCGCCTTGACCGGGTCATCTTATATGGTTCGTATGCAAGAGGTGATTTCCATGCCGAATCAGATGTGGACTATCTGGTCTTATTGCGAGATGAGCAGGTTAAGGCCGGAAAGGAAGTTAGAATGATGGCCCCCAGCATTGGGGCTTTGGCCTTACAATATGATGTAGAGGTATCTGTTTTTCCGACAAGCCTGTCCAATTACTTATCAGGACATATACCTCTTTACGAATCAATCCAACAAGAAGGCATCTGCGCATGA
- a CDS encoding M16 family metallopeptidase, translating into MIAYEKFVLDNGLQVFVHEDASTPMAAVNILYNVGSRDEDPTKTGFAHLFEHLMFGGSQHIASYDEPLQKVGGENNAFTSPDITNYYITLPAANLETAFWLESDRMLSLSFDPQVLDVQQKVVIEEFKQRYLNQPYGDVWLKLRPLAYQQHPYRWATIGKDISHIENATLEDVRSFFFKYYLPNNAILVVAGNVTVEQVKQLCAKWFAPIQAGAPYVRQLPTEPKQTQARKIETSAKVPLDSLYKAYHMPGRFDANFQTTDLLGDMLGRSKSSRLYQQLLRTNPLFSSVNAYITASIDPGLLVVQGNLNKGISLEEADAAVESIVQEFIDQTVPDEELAKVKNQAEATLAFSEVELLNRAMNLAYAANAGNPDLVNQEAAQIQAVTPAGIQTMARQVLRKDNCSTLYYRQTD; encoded by the coding sequence ATGATTGCTTACGAAAAATTTGTCTTAGACAACGGCTTACAGGTATTCGTCCACGAAGACGCATCGACACCGATGGCCGCTGTTAATATTCTGTACAATGTTGGTTCGCGCGATGAAGATCCAACCAAAACGGGCTTTGCTCACTTGTTTGAGCATTTGATGTTTGGCGGATCGCAACATATTGCCAGTTACGACGAACCGCTGCAAAAGGTTGGTGGCGAAAACAACGCCTTTACCAGCCCCGACATTACCAACTATTACATTACTCTTCCGGCGGCTAACCTGGAGACGGCTTTCTGGCTGGAATCGGACCGGATGCTGAGCCTCTCGTTCGATCCACAGGTGCTGGATGTCCAGCAAAAAGTGGTCATTGAAGAGTTTAAACAACGCTATCTGAATCAGCCCTACGGCGATGTCTGGCTTAAGCTTCGCCCCCTGGCCTACCAGCAACATCCGTACCGCTGGGCAACGATTGGCAAAGACATTAGCCACATCGAAAATGCGACACTGGAGGATGTAAGGTCGTTTTTCTTTAAATACTATCTGCCCAACAATGCGATTCTGGTGGTGGCGGGCAACGTCACCGTTGAGCAGGTGAAGCAATTGTGCGCCAAGTGGTTCGCCCCGATTCAGGCGGGTGCCCCCTACGTGCGCCAGCTCCCAACCGAACCGAAGCAGACCCAGGCCAGAAAGATTGAAACGTCGGCAAAAGTACCGTTGGACAGCCTGTACAAAGCTTATCACATGCCGGGTCGTTTCGACGCTAACTTCCAGACCACTGATCTGCTGGGCGACATGTTGGGACGCAGCAAATCGTCCCGTCTTTATCAGCAACTGCTGCGCACAAATCCGTTGTTCAGTAGCGTAAACGCCTACATTACCGCGTCCATCGACCCTGGCTTGCTGGTGGTTCAGGGAAATCTGAATAAGGGTATTTCGCTGGAAGAAGCCGATGCCGCCGTGGAGTCGATTGTCCAGGAATTCATTGACCAGACTGTACCTGACGAAGAACTGGCGAAAGTAAAAAATCAGGCGGAAGCCACACTGGCATTCTCAGAAGTTGAATTATTGAACCGGGCCATGAACCTCGCGTACGCGGCCAATGCAGGTAACCCGGACCTGGTTAATCAGGAAGCCGCCCAGATTCAGGCCGTTACTCCCGCCGGTATTCAGACAATGGCCCGGCAGGTATTGCGGAAAGACAACTGCTCGACCCTGTACTACCGGCAGACGGATTAA
- a CDS encoding tetratricopeptide repeat protein: MSILKNTFLVLSCLFLPLLAPGQVLTDPTVQQTVLTTLDDIYNLEFSDADTQIRQLQAQYPQHPIGPILRATQLELQYLPLHENKAATAQFVQAVDQGLALAKKMLEKKEDDPEAVFFALTAHSYLASLYNNKGESLKAVGESKKAYNYLRDGFVLMGKNPDFYFTTGLYNYYIERYPMDHSIVKPFMLFFEDGDMPKGLKQMDTATKKGLFMRPVANYYLAHILLKHEMDPVKAVVYAKYLADKYPRNPLFGMTCAEALLLAGRYAEARPYVQRLKQMPNKLVPMAVHTFTGMLAEYADKDDKEAAEAYQTALRLPFNDPYTKEYHAFAYAGLARIAARANDPNRARINYRKALAVGQYKSLIREAKGFK, translated from the coding sequence TTGTCCATTCTCAAAAATACGTTTCTGGTTTTAAGCTGCCTGTTTTTGCCGCTCCTGGCTCCGGGGCAGGTACTCACAGACCCCACTGTTCAACAAACCGTTCTGACAACCCTGGACGATATTTACAATCTGGAATTCTCTGATGCCGACACTCAGATACGGCAACTTCAGGCGCAATATCCGCAGCACCCAATTGGCCCCATTTTGCGGGCCACTCAACTGGAGCTTCAATATTTGCCTTTACACGAAAATAAGGCCGCGACGGCGCAGTTTGTGCAGGCCGTAGATCAGGGGCTCGCGCTGGCCAAAAAGATGCTTGAAAAAAAAGAAGATGACCCGGAAGCGGTGTTTTTTGCGTTGACAGCCCATAGTTATCTGGCCTCGCTCTACAACAACAAAGGCGAGTCTTTAAAAGCCGTTGGTGAGTCGAAAAAGGCCTACAATTACCTGCGGGATGGCTTCGTGCTGATGGGGAAGAATCCCGATTTTTATTTCACAACTGGCCTATACAATTACTACATCGAACGCTATCCGATGGACCACTCGATTGTGAAGCCGTTCATGCTTTTTTTTGAAGATGGCGACATGCCGAAGGGGCTGAAACAAATGGACACTGCGACTAAAAAAGGACTTTTCATGCGGCCCGTCGCCAATTACTACCTGGCGCATATTCTACTGAAGCACGAGATGGACCCAGTCAAAGCCGTTGTTTATGCGAAATACCTGGCGGATAAATACCCGAGAAATCCACTTTTCGGCATGACCTGTGCCGAAGCGCTCCTGTTGGCGGGCCGCTATGCCGAAGCCCGGCCCTATGTGCAACGGTTGAAGCAGATGCCAAATAAACTGGTGCCAATGGCCGTTCACACCTTTACGGGAATGCTGGCTGAGTATGCCGACAAAGATGATAAGGAAGCGGCAGAAGCCTACCAAACCGCCCTTCGATTACCCTTCAATGACCCCTATACAAAAGAATATCACGCCTTTGCCTATGCAGGTCTGGCGCGTATTGCCGCCCGCGCCAATGACCCCAATCGGGCAAGGATAAATTACAGAAAAGCCCTCGCCGTAGGCCAATATAAATCACTGATCCGCGAAGCAAAAGGGTTTAAGTGA
- a CDS encoding DNA polymerase III subunit gamma/tau — protein MENFVVSARKYRPATFDTVVGQEHITTTLKNAIKTNHLASAFLFCGPRGVGKTTCARILAKTINCQNLTVEGEACDTCESCVSFNQNASFNIHELDAASNNSVEDIRNLIDQVRYPPQSGKYKIYIIDEVHMLSSAAFNAFLKTLEEPPSYAIFILATTEKHKILPTILSRCQIFDFNRIQPQHIAGHLAGIAAKEGITAEPEALDLIAQKADGGLRDALSMFDLNVTFAADRIIRYKEVLDNLHILDYDYYFKLTDLLLAGNLPQSLLTVDEILRKGFDGHQFVVGLCRHFRDLMVCKDAATVQLLQVTENVRRQYLDQAVRAPMSFLLSALSLGGQCDMNYKQAKDQRLHTELWLMKLANLRNLLNWDTLPELTLPPNSNAASERFPAELPVDEKKNGKPTPGPSQQSASNGHQLTESHPITSEPANAYHANNGTNGALSTGTGQQNGQPVRPNEVATALVDVKPIVAPATVVTPTVAIKPEAQTRPQIAPPPRPATSRLRSTVALTAGPVVPSADSDIEVVSTAPTRPDKPFTFDELIDVWRAFSKIRQQQNDSTTEQLVLNRDLVLDGTVIHLTLDNTLQVGYLTDVKPDLMGYLRTELQNSQIQLEHKVMVQETKKMIYSSQDKFNFLAEKNPALHELRKVLNLEVDY, from the coding sequence ATGGAAAATTTCGTGGTCTCGGCCCGCAAGTACCGCCCTGCTACTTTCGACACGGTTGTGGGGCAAGAGCATATTACCACCACACTTAAGAATGCCATCAAGACCAATCACTTAGCGTCGGCCTTCCTGTTTTGCGGGCCACGTGGGGTTGGCAAAACGACTTGTGCCCGAATTCTGGCTAAGACCATTAACTGCCAGAACCTGACTGTAGAAGGAGAAGCCTGCGATACCTGCGAATCGTGCGTGAGCTTCAATCAAAATGCGTCCTTCAATATTCATGAACTGGATGCCGCTTCGAACAACTCCGTTGAAGACATCCGGAATCTGATCGATCAGGTTCGGTATCCGCCCCAGTCGGGCAAATACAAGATCTATATTATTGACGAGGTTCATATGCTCTCGTCGGCGGCCTTCAATGCGTTCCTGAAAACACTGGAGGAGCCTCCCTCCTACGCCATTTTTATTCTGGCAACGACCGAGAAACACAAAATCCTGCCGACGATTTTGTCCCGTTGCCAGATTTTTGATTTCAACCGGATTCAGCCACAGCACATTGCTGGCCATCTTGCCGGTATTGCGGCCAAAGAAGGCATCACTGCCGAACCCGAAGCGCTTGACCTGATTGCCCAGAAAGCCGATGGTGGCCTGCGGGATGCGCTGTCTATGTTTGACCTGAACGTGACCTTCGCGGCCGACCGTATCATTCGGTACAAGGAAGTACTGGACAACCTGCACATCCTCGACTACGATTATTATTTCAAATTAACGGATCTCTTGCTGGCCGGCAATCTGCCACAAAGCCTGCTGACGGTCGACGAAATTCTGCGAAAGGGTTTCGATGGACATCAGTTTGTCGTTGGACTGTGTCGCCATTTTCGCGATTTGATGGTTTGTAAAGATGCGGCAACGGTGCAGTTGCTGCAAGTAACCGAGAACGTCCGTCGACAATACCTCGACCAGGCCGTTCGGGCACCCATGTCGTTTTTGCTTTCGGCCCTCAGCCTGGGCGGGCAGTGCGACATGAATTACAAACAGGCTAAAGATCAGCGGTTGCATACGGAACTCTGGCTGATGAAGTTAGCAAACTTACGTAACCTGCTTAACTGGGATACGTTACCTGAGCTTACGCTTCCGCCAAACAGCAACGCTGCCTCCGAACGTTTTCCTGCCGAGCTACCGGTAGACGAAAAAAAAAACGGCAAACCAACACCCGGCCCCTCGCAGCAGTCAGCGAGTAACGGCCATCAGTTAACCGAAAGCCACCCCATTACGAGCGAGCCCGCCAATGCCTACCACGCCAATAACGGTACAAACGGGGCTTTATCAACGGGAACAGGTCAGCAAAACGGCCAGCCAGTAAGGCCAAATGAAGTGGCGACGGCACTGGTAGACGTAAAGCCGATAGTAGCGCCAGCCACTGTAGTTACGCCAACGGTGGCCATCAAACCCGAAGCGCAAACCAGACCACAGATAGCTCCGCCACCCCGCCCGGCTACCAGCCGATTGCGATCTACGGTAGCGCTGACGGCCGGGCCGGTAGTGCCTTCAGCCGATTCGGATATTGAAGTAGTATCAACCGCTCCTACCCGGCCAGATAAACCGTTCACGTTTGATGAACTGATAGACGTTTGGCGCGCTTTCTCCAAAATTCGCCAACAGCAGAACGACTCCACCACTGAACAGTTGGTCCTTAATCGGGACCTGGTTCTCGATGGAACAGTGATTCACCTGACCCTCGACAACACTCTACAGGTAGGGTATTTGACCGACGTAAAACCTGATCTGATGGGCTATTTGCGTACCGAGCTACAGAACAGCCAGATTCAGCTGGAGCACAAAGTCATGGTTCAGGAAACTAAAAAGATGATTTACAGCTCGCAGGATAAGTTCAACTTCCTCGCCGAGAAAAATCCGGCCCTGCATGAACTACGCAAAGTGCTGAATTTAGAGGTGGACTATTAA
- a CDS encoding ion transporter — protein MLHLRKLVYRTLEISAGKRRGMSLVFNLLLITIITLNAIAIVLHTVEEYNEQFARLFIDFELFSVIFFTIEYLLRLWVCVENDKYSHWFWGRLRYMFSTSAIIDFLAIFPFYFSLFATDLAIVRILRLFRIFRLFRISRYSHAFRLIQNVVAEKKEELILSTMLVVFMLIIVSSVMYYVEHPAQPDKFSSIPATMWWGVTAMTTVGYGDIHPITPLGKMLGGITAIVGIGLFALPTGILVSGFNEHIRDRKKPSRNVCPHCGREI, from the coding sequence ATGCTACATCTCCGTAAACTTGTCTATCGTACACTCGAAATTTCAGCCGGGAAACGGCGGGGCATGAGCCTCGTCTTTAATCTGCTGCTGATTACGATTATTACGCTGAATGCCATTGCTATTGTCCTGCATACCGTGGAGGAATACAACGAGCAGTTCGCGCGATTGTTCATTGATTTCGAGTTGTTCTCGGTGATCTTTTTCACCATCGAATACCTGCTCCGTCTCTGGGTTTGTGTTGAGAATGACAAGTATAGCCACTGGTTTTGGGGGCGCCTGCGGTACATGTTCTCCACCAGCGCCATCATCGACTTTCTGGCCATTTTTCCGTTCTACTTCTCGCTGTTCGCCACGGACCTGGCCATCGTCCGAATTTTACGCCTGTTCCGTATTTTCCGACTGTTTCGCATTTCCCGTTATTCGCACGCGTTCCGGTTGATTCAAAACGTGGTGGCCGAAAAGAAAGAAGAGCTGATTCTGAGCACGATGCTTGTCGTTTTCATGCTCATTATCGTGTCGAGCGTCATGTACTATGTGGAACATCCGGCTCAGCCCGATAAATTTTCGAGTATTCCGGCCACGATGTGGTGGGGCGTTACAGCCATGACGACTGTGGGTTACGGTGACATTCACCCTATTACACCTTTAGGAAAAATGTTGGGTGGCATTACGGCTATAGTCGGCATTGGCTTGTTTGCCCTGCCAACGGGTATTCTGGTATCTGGCTTTAACGAGCACATCCGCGACCGTAAAAAACCCAGCCGGAACGTGTGTCCTCACTGTGGTCGGGAGATTTGA